From a single Sus scrofa isolate TJ Tabasco breed Duroc chromosome 13, Sscrofa11.1, whole genome shotgun sequence genomic region:
- the TMPPE gene encoding LOW QUALITY PROTEIN: transmembrane protein with metallophosphoesterase domain (The sequence of the model RefSeq protein was modified relative to this genomic sequence to represent the inferred CDS: inserted 1 base in 1 codon) has product MAIFRQLSLGAKAALAAGTVFVSMVVSRSYLAESLELRAWRWLFRLQLALFANSLMLLGSLYIWRSAISNLSQSPAAESTCFQLWKVAVIAFLALAHSSFFTMLFLVAEEPYLFSLAAYSCLGAYIIMVFFLCTLSGMEQAYQLLAWRAGRVVGSLDRTRKLALRPALAVVVTAVLSVVGLLNAAQPPAVKTVDVPIHQLPPTMDNLKIVLLSDIHLGPTVGRTKMEMFVNMVNMLDPDVTVIVGDLCDSEASVLRTAVAPLGQLHSRLGTYFVTGNHEYYTSDVSNWFALLESLNVRPLHNENVKISATRAQGVGGKDDDWICLAGVDDIEADILHYSGHGMDLEKALGGCSPDHATILLAHQPLAAKRXLQARPDINLILSGHTHAGQIFPLNVAAYLLNPFFAGLYQVAQTTFVYVSPGTAYYGIPMRLGSRAEITEIILRRAP; this is encoded by the exons ATGGCGATCTTCAGGCAGCTGTCCCTGGGCGCCAAGGCTGCCCTGGCTGCTGGCACTGTCTTCGTGTCCATGGTGGTCTCCCGTTCCTACCTGGCAGAGAGCCTTGAGCTCAGGGCTTGGCGGTGGCTGTTCCGCCTGCAGCTCGCCCTGTTTGCCAACTCGCTAATGCTTCTCGGCTCCCTCTACATCTGGCGTAGCGCCATCAGCAACCTCAGCCAGTCCCCGGCCGCCGAGTCAACCTGTTTCCAGCTCTGGAAGGTGGCTGTCATTGCATTCTTGGCCCTGGCCCATTCCAGTTTCTTCACCATGCTCTTTTTAGTGGCTGAGGAGCCCTACCTCTTTTCCCTGGCTGCCTACTCCTGCCTGGGGGCATACATCATCATGGTCTTCTTCCTCTGTACCCTCAGTGGCATGGAGCAGGCCTACCAGCTCCTGGCCTGGCGCGCGGGCAGGGTCGTGGGCAGCCTCGACAGGACAAGGAAGCTGGCCCTCAGGCCGGCGCTGGCAGTGGTGGTGACCGCTGTGCTCAGCGTGGTGGGGCTGCTAAATGCCGCCCAGCCCCCAGCTGTGAAAACCGTGGACGTGCCCATCCACCAGCTGCCCCCCACCATGGACAACCTCAAGATCGTGCTCCTCTCGGACATCCACCTGGGCCCCACGGTGGGCAGGACCAAGATGGAGATGTTTGTGAACATGGTGAACATGCTGGACCCAGATGTCACAGTGATCGTGGGTGACCTGTGTGATTCCGAAGCCTCTGTCCTCCGCACGGCTGTTGCTCCTCTGGGCCAGCTTCATTCCCGCCTCGGCACATACTTCGTCACGGGGAATCACGAATACTACACGTCAGATGTCAGCAACTGGTTTGCGCTGCTGGAATCCCTGAATGTCAGGCCCCTCCACAATGAGAACGTGAAGATTTCTGCCACCCGGGCGCAGGGTGTCGGCGGTAAGGATGACGACTGGATCTGCTTGGCTGGGGTGGATGACATCGAAGCGGACATCCTACACTACTCTGGCCATGGCATGGACCTTGAGAAGGCCCTGGGGGGCTGCAGCCCAGACCATGCCACCATCTTGCTAGCTCACCAGCCCCTGGCTGCCAAGA GCCTGCAGGCTCGGCCAGATATTAACTTGATCCTTTCTGGGCACACGCATGCTGGGCAGATCTTTCCCTTGAACGTGGCAGCCTATCTCCTGAACCCCTTCTTTGCTGGTCTCTACCAAGTGGCGCAGACTACGTTTGTGTATGTGAGCCCAGGCACCGCCTACTATGGGATACCCATGCGGCTGGGCAGCAGGGCAGAGATTACTGAGATCATCCTCCGGCGGGCACCCTAA